One Setaria viridis chromosome 3, Setaria_viridis_v4.0, whole genome shotgun sequence DNA window includes the following coding sequences:
- the LOC117847953 gene encoding GDP-L-galactose phosphorylase 1 — MVSASKVEGEYSLLRKNSPLDQPEGVKTHLYCFSVEHGNDNLKSFVCSEQCGPSLLDTILLSQWDNFAWKGHLDYDVTACQLKVIEGGRNFVGQLNSKWNSFSPQEYDKFFESFRCLKPNSMKSYEGLLLCIAQGEKDRPEVAPLASPPKDGLLLIANEYPVEYGHIFLVPTAVNQLSCYWDKRMFGLATKIAFEVNNAAFRVFFDGGTSVMSDRMFFQACYFANPLPVESASTVAVHDGKARSDIIVSETVDYPLKALVFTSNNLKALVNVVSEICFSLHDNTAAYSLLISNNGTKVFLFPQVKNLVAGCSLPAWECGGYFVYHTRSEFDNASETEISNRMASASLQDGAFEDLKHLCCAIADDLIK, encoded by the exons GTGTGAAGACACATCTATATTGTTTCAGTGTAGAACATGGAAATGATAACCTTAAAAGCTTTGTATGCTCTGAACAGTGTGGTCCAAGTTTGCTTGATACAATCCTTCTTTCTCAG TGGGATAATTTTGCTTGGAAGGGCCACTTGGACTATGACGTTACAGCTTGCCAACTTAAG GTCATCGAAGGTGGAAGAAATTTTGTTGGTCAGCTGAACAGTAAATGGAATTCGTTTTCCCCCCAGGAATACGACAAGTTCTTTGAGTCTTTCAGATGCTTGAAGCCAAATAGTATGAAGAGTTACGAGGGATTGCTTTTGTGCATTGCACAAGGAGAGAAGGATAGACCTGAGGTTGCTCCTTTGGCATCACCACCTAAGGATGGACTACTCCTGATTGCAAAT GAATATCCTGTTGAATATGGTCATATCTTCTTGGTCCCAACTGCAGTCAATCAACTTTCTTGCTATTGGGACAAAAGGATGTTTGGACTGGCTACAAAAATTGCCTTTGAAGTAAACAATGCTGCCTTCAGGGTTTTCTTTGATGGTGGAACATCTGTAATGTCAGATCGCATGTTTTTTCAG GCCTGTTACTTTGCAAACCCTTTACCAGTGGAGTCTGCCTCCACTGTTGCAGTACATGATGGAAAAGCCAGATCGGACATTATTGTGTCTGAAACGGTTGACTACCCCCTAAAAGCTCTTGtgttcaccagcaacaacctAAAAGCACTTGTCAATGTTGTCAGTGAGATATGTTTTTCTCTGCATGACAACACTGCTGCATACAGCCTGCTGATTTCCAACAATGGCACAAAGGTTTTCTTGTTTCCACAG GTTAAAAATCTGGTTGCTGGCTGCTCTCTGCCTGCCTGGGAGTGTGGTGGCTACTTCGTGTACCACACCAGGTCTGAATTTGACAATGCTTCTGAGACTGAAATTTCGAACAGAATGGCCTCAGCATCACTCCAAGATGGTGCTTTTGAAGATCTGAAGCATCTCTGTTGTGCTATCGCTGATGATCTTATTAAGTGA
- the LOC140222404 gene encoding uncharacterized protein, which produces MAAVKVSSAICLTMLLMALLLAPSCGSKEVCDEWLSDTYRMLLLCSSYICNEHCIGEGATRGKCGLLFVRSFCFCTKECD; this is translated from the exons ATGGCAGCTGTGAAGGTGTCATCAGCAATCTGCCTCACCATGCTGCTCATGGCACTCCTCTTGGCTCCAA GCTGTGGGAGTAAGGAGGTGTGCGACGAGTGGCTGAGCGACACATACCGTATGCTGCTCCTGTGCAGCAGCTACATATGCAACGAGCACTGCATCGGCGAGGGCGCCACCAGGGGGAAGTGCGGCCTGCTCTTCGTCAGGTCCTTCTGCTTCTGCACCAAAGAATGCGACTGA